GTAGGAGTCCAGCCCCACAAAAGGACGGATCTGATCCCTCCAGCGAAGCAGTTCATTGTTGAAGGTCGCAGAGACCACATAGGCGGCCAGTCCCCGGACATAAGCAGTAAACTGATCCCTGTACTGCTCCACTTCCAGAATCTTTTCATACAGGGGACGCAGGTTCAGGTTCCAGTTATAGATGGAGCGGGTCGACCAGTCGACCCCCCTGAAATCGATCCCCACACTGTTTTCCAGGTTATAGGGAATATACTCAAACCTGCCGCTCACCTGGTCGCGGTAGAGATAGTAGTTGTTCTTATCCCCGCTGTAACCATCCCAGTTTCCCGTAATCATATCCACGGCCAAAACCTTCAGAAATTGCTGTACATTGATCAGACCTTCCAGGGCCCCTTTCAGGGATTCTCCGCTATACTGATCCAGGGTGCCTATCAGCAGGGCCAGGTCCTCATAATCGTCCCATTTTTCATTTTTGCGCAGGGCATAGGCCCGCCTCCCGTCATATTCGTACTTATATACTTCCGGTGAGGCACCCAGGTAAGCCAGATCGGCCGGCCATAAATTCCGGTAGAGGTTGCCATCGTTATTATCGAACCTCGATTTCGTAAAGCGTTCATCGATATGCTCTGTATTCAGATAGATGCCGAAAAAATCGTTATTGATATAGAGCAGAACATGATTGCTTCTGGATCCCGGCACTCCCAGGTAGCGGAACAGTTCCCATCCCAGTTTTGAACGGATCAGCGAGGGGTCATTGACCTCCGCATTCAGATCCATCTTTTCAATCCCATGCAGATCGGCACCGGCATCCATGGAGTTAAAAGAGATACGAAAGGACTTTTTTTCCTTGTTCCGGATGGTATCTCCCCGAAACCTCAAACCCACACCCAGGGGCCCCACGGTACTGTCGCCGCGGGTAAAGTTGAAAACGGCATAATACTCGGTATTGCTTTCCGGATCGGCATAGAGGCTCTGGAAATTCGATCCCGAGATCGTCAGATCGATACGGGGCAGGCCGGCATCATCAAACAGAAAACCGGCATCGGGATGAATCACCTGGGCATGGGCCGGATGGCTGCCGGCAAGAAGGGTGAGGAATAAGGCAATTCCCGGAATACATCTATTCATTGTTATCATATATCAGATACTTCTTTCGGATCAGCTTATACTTCTCGATATCCTGCTCCCAGGTGGCCCTGATACGCTCTTCACCCCATCCGGCTTCTATCATTTTCCGGAGAGAATCTGTCCCTGCCAGCTTGTCCATATAGGGGGTAAAAAACTCTTTTTTTCTGGGGAAGGCTTCATAGGCTTCCAGCAAGAAACGCAGGTGGATGCGGGTCCAGCCCTCCTCCGGACTGAAAGATCTCAGGTCGGCGCCATAACAGAGCTCTCCCTGAAACTTCGGGTTCCCGGCCACACCGGGAATGCTTCTGGGTACAAAACTAAATTCTCCTTGTAGCTCCGGATGTCCGTAAACCTCGAAAGGCATATCGGTTCCCCGGCCCTCACTCAGTACGGTCCCTTCAAAAAAACAGGTGGAGGGATAGAGCCATACCGCATGTTCGTTGGGGAGATTGGGGGATGGCCTCACCGGCAGCGAGTACGGCCGCCCATGCACATAGCCCTCACAGGGAATTACGGTTAAATCACACCTGACTCCCTGGTTTAACCATCCCTCTCCGTTGATCATTCCCGACAATTCACCAATGGTCAGCCCATAGACCACCGGGATGGGGTGCATACCCACAAAGGAGCTGAAGGCCGTATCGAGCAGGGGACCATCCACGTAAGCTCCGTTGGGATTGGGCCTGTCCAGGAGGATCAGGGGAATCCCGTTTTCCGCACAGGCTTCCATCACATAGTGCAGGGTGGAGATATAGGTGTAGAAGCGTGCCCCCACATCCTGCAGATCGAAAATCATCAGATCAATGCCCGCCAGGTCTTCCGGCTCCGGCTTTTTATGACTGCCATAGAGAGAGGCTACCGGAATGCCCGTTAAAGGATCGGTAGCATCCTCGATCAGGACTCCGGCGGCCCGGTCACCCCGGAAGCCATGCTCGGGAGCAAATACTTTCACAAACTGATCCCTTCCTATGCCACTGGCCAGGAGAGTATCCACCAGGTGCTTCCCTCCGACCACCGAACTATGGTTGGCCACCAGGGCAATCCGCTTCTCCTTTAACAGAGGCAGGTAGCGGTCGAGTTGCTCCGCTCCGCTGCGCAAGGGAGCCGGATCGGCCGAACAGGCCGTCACCAAGGACTTAAGAATAATGAATGACAGGATTAAGCATTTCTTCACATCTTAAAAATAGCTAAAAGATGGTTACATTTGCTGAACTGATAATAAGAATCCTTGAATACCGAATTGTTTATCGTACGCCGGATGATCGGCAGCAGGACGAAGGGTGGTAGTTTCTCGCGGTCCATTGTGGGCATTGCCATGTTCGGCATTGCATTGAGCCTGGCTGTTATGATCGTAGCCGTGTCCATTGTAACAGGTTTTAAGAAGGAGATCTCCAACAAGGTAACCGGATTCGGGGCCCATATTCAGATACAGAATCTGGATTCGAACCTCTCCTACGAAACAACACCGGTGCCTGCCGGGCTGGAGAGTATATCCGGAATCTCTCAAATGGAGGGGATCAGGAATGTACAGCCCTTTGCCATCAAAGCCGGGATCATTAAAACCGGCGAGGAGATACACGGGGCTGTGCTGAAGGGGGTCGATGGCAGCTATGACTGGTCCTTCATAGAGAAACACCTTTCGGAAGGGGAACTGTTGGAGGTAAATGACTCGTTAAGAAGTAATAAAGTAGTGCTTTCCGGATCTACAGCCAGACTTCTGAACCTGGGGGTTGGCGATCGTTTTACCATGTATTTCATCCAGGACCCGCCCAGAGCCAGGACTTTTACCATCAGCGGCCTGTACAATACCAGCCTGGAACAATTTGACCAGCTCTATATTTTTACCGATATCAAACAGGTTCAGCGACTGAATAACTGGAACGACGGACAGGTTAGCGGATACGAAGTACTGATCCATAAAATGGAGGATCTTCCCGAACTTGCAGGCCGGGTCAGGGAACTGGTAGGATTTGATTTCCTGGATGATGGCAGCCGCCTGAAAGTAGAGACCATTCGTGAAAAGAACAGCCAGATCTTCGACTGGTTGAATCTCCAGGATATGAATGTGGTGGTCCTGGTGATCCTGATGCTGGTTGTGGCAGGATTTAACATGATCTCCGGATTACTGATCCTGATCCTGGAACGGACCAACATGATCGGGATTCTGAAGGCGCTGGGAACCAACAATATGTCTGTCCGGAAGATTTTCATGTACCAGTCGG
The Bacteroidales bacterium genome window above contains:
- a CDS encoding CotH kinase family protein, whose product is MNRCIPGIALFLTLLAGSHPAHAQVIHPDAGFLFDDAGLPRIDLTISGSNFQSLYADPESNTEYYAVFNFTRGDSTVGPLGVGLRFRGDTIRNKEKKSFRISFNSMDAGADLHGIEKMDLNAEVNDPSLIRSKLGWELFRYLGVPGSRSNHVLLYINNDFFGIYLNTEHIDERFTKSRFDNNDGNLYRNLWPADLAYLGASPEVYKYEYDGRRAYALRKNEKWDDYEDLALLIGTLDQYSGESLKGALEGLINVQQFLKVLAVDMITGNWDGYSGDKNNYYLYRDQVSGRFEYIPYNLENSVGIDFRGVDWSTRSIYNWNLNLRPLYEKILEVEQYRDQFTAYVRGLAAYVVSATFNNELLRWRDQIRPFVGLDSYYTRDWGFSSDDFEAALTGGWGSHVTHGVQEFLLARSASALTEAIQVDAFPLFSHVRVKPRQGRIDLDWTVEDENPDAVTALHYRIDGGGWTTRLRSYPDLTDPVSGSSTYLDTLFSLADTTSVELYFTATDLGGQETRYPDTTLLINFPLIAGPLYINEFVASNQTVKSDEYGEFDDWVEIYNASDTPVWLADYYLSDNMGSPGKYRFPEEFLPAGGFYLVWLDDQEEQGVNHATFKISKEGEELRLSERPSTGYHLVDSVTFELQEQDVSMGRLVDGGLEWIAFTSPTPRYSNLSTGEQDQPAPREPLSIFPNPVSEGVFHFNKRVSGAIYKLSGQKMMELVNTERAQVPQLNPGVYIFRSAEGESVKIIVSR
- a CDS encoding DUF1343 domain-containing protein, which encodes MTACSADPAPLRSGAEQLDRYLPLLKEKRIALVANHSSVVGGKHLVDTLLASGIGRDQFVKVFAPEHGFRGDRAAGVLIEDATDPLTGIPVASLYGSHKKPEPEDLAGIDLMIFDLQDVGARFYTYISTLHYVMEACAENGIPLILLDRPNPNGAYVDGPLLDTAFSSFVGMHPIPVVYGLTIGELSGMINGEGWLNQGVRCDLTVIPCEGYVHGRPYSLPVRPSPNLPNEHAVWLYPSTCFFEGTVLSEGRGTDMPFEVYGHPELQGEFSFVPRSIPGVAGNPKFQGELCYGADLRSFSPEEGWTRIHLRFLLEAYEAFPRKKEFFTPYMDKLAGTDSLRKMIEAGWGEERIRATWEQDIEKYKLIRKKYLIYDNNE
- a CDS encoding ABC transporter permease — translated: MNTELFIVRRMIGSRTKGGSFSRSIVGIAMFGIALSLAVMIVAVSIVTGFKKEISNKVTGFGAHIQIQNLDSNLSYETTPVPAGLESISGISQMEGIRNVQPFAIKAGIIKTGEEIHGAVLKGVDGSYDWSFIEKHLSEGELLEVNDSLRSNKVVLSGSTARLLNLGVGDRFTMYFIQDPPRARTFTISGLYNTSLEQFDQLYIFTDIKQVQRLNNWNDGQVSGYEVLIHKMEDLPELAGRVRELVGFDFLDDGSRLKVETIREKNSQIFDWLNLQDMNVVVLVILMLVVAGFNMISGLLILILERTNMIGILKALGTNNMSVRKIFMYQSAYLTMVGLFWGNLCGLGICLLQKHLNLLSLDPSSYYLDTVPINLNPLHLLLLNLGTMLITFLFLLIPSGIIARISPDKSIRFN